The Nycticebus coucang isolate mNycCou1 chromosome 2, mNycCou1.pri, whole genome shotgun sequence genome includes a window with the following:
- the TLE5 gene encoding TLE family member 5 yields MMFPQSRHSGSSHLPQQLKFTTSDSCDRIKDEFQLLQAQYHSLKLECDKLASEKSEMQRHYVMYYEMSYGLNIEMHKQAEIVKRLNGICAQVLPYLSQEHQQQVLGAIERAKQVTAPELNSIIRQQLQAHQLSQLQALALPLTPLPVGLQPPSLPAVSAGTGLLSLSALGSQAHLSKEDKNGHDGDTHQEDDGEKSD; encoded by the exons ATGATGTTTCCACAAAGCAGGCATTCG GGCTCCTCACACCTACCCCAACAACTCAAATTCACCACCTCGGACTCTTGTGATCGCATCAAAGATGAATTTCAACTGCTGCAGGCTCAGTATCACAG CCTAAAGCTTGAGTGTGACAAGTTGGCCAGCGAGAAGTCGGAGATGCAGCGTCACTATGTGATG TACTATGAGATGTCCTATGGCTTGAACATTGAGATGCACAAGCAG GCTGAAATCGTCAAGAGGCTGAATGGGATTTGTGCCCAGGTCCTGCCCTACCTCTCCCAGGAG CACCAGCAGCAGGTCTTGGGAGCCATCGAGAGGGCTAAGCAGGTCACTGCTCCTGAGCTGAACTCCATCATCCGA CAGCAGCTCCAAGCCCACCAGCTATCTCAGCTGCAGGCTCTGGCCCTGCCTCTGACTCCACTGCCTGTGGGGCTGCAGCCACCTTCGCTGCCAGCTGTCAGCGCAGGCACCGGTCTCCTCTCACTGTCCGCGCTGGGCTCCCAGGCCCACCTCTCCAAGGAAGACAAGAATGGGCATGATGGAGACACCCACCAGGAGGATGATGGCGAGAAGTCAGATTAG